A section of the Corynebacterium auris genome encodes:
- the thrE gene encoding threonine/serine exporter ThrE codes for MLDAFRSKSRAVATIDDARTSPPPSVLAPVDLTDPTQVAAVMHIAARIGSILITNGTTSSDVKAHIHTVTSSYGLHYCHVDITVNIMNIHTIIGVERRQPVNVFRVVNDSSYNYHKLQEVDRLIRSIRSGATPPEMAEKILDDIEREYIPHRNARFLVGWAFMGGAISILLGGDLLMALFGGLTAFLIMGIGKVLSRNDLPYFFHCAIGGFLATVPAVILYQFSATFGYTVVPTQVIATGIVVLLAGLTLVQSLLDGITGSPVTASARFFQTMLFTGGIVAGVATGIAVSDMLGVGLPPLETMLGTPTFGSAVARIIGGTVAAASFAVTCFAERPAVAVSAVAAFAGSVMYYVFLLPLGAGSLLATFACAVMIGLGGGLIARRLMINPVITAVAGVTPFLPGAGIYRGMYAMLNEQMVIGVTSLALAVGTCVALASGVVLGEWGARRIRRPRIFNPYTAFRRAGRVTFQQIRRAEQAARNRRRRRPATRTGAAGPGASGGPVA; via the coding sequence TTGTTGGACGCTTTCCGCTCGAAGTCGCGCGCGGTGGCGACAATCGACGATGCCCGCACCTCGCCCCCGCCCTCCGTCCTCGCTCCGGTCGACCTGACTGACCCGACCCAGGTCGCCGCGGTCATGCACATCGCTGCGCGGATCGGGTCCATCCTGATCACCAACGGCACGACGAGCTCGGACGTCAAGGCGCACATCCACACCGTGACCTCCTCCTACGGCCTGCACTACTGCCACGTGGACATCACGGTGAACATCATGAACATCCACACCATCATCGGTGTGGAGCGCCGCCAGCCCGTCAACGTCTTCCGCGTGGTCAACGACTCGTCGTACAACTACCACAAGCTGCAGGAAGTGGACCGGCTGATCCGCTCGATCCGCTCCGGCGCGACCCCGCCGGAGATGGCGGAGAAGATCCTCGACGACATCGAGCGCGAGTACATCCCGCACCGCAACGCGCGCTTCCTCGTCGGGTGGGCCTTCATGGGCGGGGCGATTTCGATCCTGCTCGGCGGCGACCTGCTCATGGCGCTATTCGGCGGGCTGACCGCCTTCCTCATCATGGGCATCGGCAAAGTGCTCTCCCGCAACGACCTGCCGTACTTCTTCCACTGCGCCATCGGCGGCTTTTTGGCCACCGTCCCGGCCGTGATCCTCTACCAGTTCTCCGCGACGTTCGGCTACACGGTGGTGCCCACGCAGGTCATCGCGACCGGCATCGTCGTCCTGCTCGCCGGCCTCACGCTGGTGCAATCCCTTCTCGACGGCATCACCGGCTCCCCGGTCACAGCCAGCGCCCGCTTCTTCCAGACGATGCTGTTCACCGGCGGCATCGTCGCCGGTGTGGCCACGGGCATCGCCGTCTCCGACATGCTCGGGGTGGGCCTCCCACCCCTGGAGACAATGCTGGGCACCCCGACGTTCGGCTCCGCCGTCGCGCGCATCATCGGCGGCACAGTCGCCGCGGCCTCCTTCGCGGTGACCTGCTTCGCCGAGCGCCCGGCCGTGGCGGTGTCCGCCGTCGCGGCCTTCGCCGGGTCCGTGATGTACTACGTCTTCCTCCTCCCGCTCGGCGCGGGCAGCTTGCTGGCCACCTTCGCCTGCGCCGTCATGATCGGCCTCGGCGGCGGTCTCATCGCCCGCCGCCTGATGATCAACCCCGTGATCACCGCCGTCGCCGGCGTCACCCCCTTCCTGCCCGGCGCCGGCATCTACCGAGGCATGTACGCGATGCTCAACGAGCAGATGGTCATCGGCGTGACCAGCCTGGCTTTGGCGGTGGGCACCTGCGTGGCGCTCGCCAGCGGCGTGGTCCTCGGCGAGTGGGGCGCGCGCCGCATCCGCCGCCCCCGCATCTTCAACCCTTACACCGCCTTCCGGCGCGCGGGCCGCGTCACCTTCCAGCAGATCCGCCGCGCCGAGCAGGCGGCACGCAACCGCAGGCGCCGCCGGCCCGCCACGCGCACCGGCGCCGCGGGGCCCGGGGCGAGCGGTGGCCCCGTGGCGTAG
- a CDS encoding alpha,alpha-trehalose-phosphate synthase (UDP-forming) → MTGANRFVVVANRLPVDRAETASGWEASPGGLVAALAPVLRRHKGCWVGWPGEADTQVEPFEFEGIQLQPVTLTRHDYEDFYEGFSNSSLWPLYHDLIVAPRYEAEWWESYRDVNRRFAEATAAAAAPGAVVWVQDYQLQLVPGLLRAMRPDLTIGFFLHIPFPPPDIFRQLPWREEVIRGLEGCDLIGFQRAEDEENFRTLVGASAPRTGTFPISIDPGAIARGGEGDVATLRESVGSPRTLLLGVDRLDYTKGILQRLLAFESLLEQGMLDDAILVQLATPSRERIDHYRQTRREVEEAVGRINGRFGEVGRPVVHYIHRSVPKSRLGVFYAAADVMLVTPFKDGMNLVAKEYVACHSDGTGALVLSEFAGAAVELRQAFLCNPFDLPSVEEAIRAAVAGDPGAMRAMHAWVTEHDVQRWATDFLEAL, encoded by the coding sequence ATGACCGGGGCAAATCGCTTCGTCGTTGTTGCCAACCGCCTGCCCGTCGACCGCGCAGAGACCGCCTCCGGGTGGGAGGCCTCCCCCGGCGGGCTCGTCGCCGCGCTCGCCCCTGTTTTGCGCCGGCACAAAGGGTGCTGGGTCGGCTGGCCGGGCGAGGCCGACACGCAGGTGGAGCCCTTCGAGTTCGAGGGCATTCAGCTGCAGCCGGTCACGCTCACGCGCCACGACTACGAGGACTTCTACGAGGGCTTTTCCAACTCCTCGCTGTGGCCCCTCTACCACGACCTGATTGTCGCGCCGCGCTACGAGGCCGAGTGGTGGGAGTCCTACCGCGACGTCAACCGGCGCTTCGCCGAGGCCACGGCGGCCGCCGCCGCCCCCGGTGCCGTGGTGTGGGTGCAGGACTACCAGCTGCAACTGGTGCCGGGGCTGCTGCGCGCGATGCGCCCCGACCTGACCATCGGCTTCTTCTTGCACATCCCCTTCCCCCCGCCCGACATTTTCCGCCAGCTGCCGTGGCGCGAGGAGGTCATCCGGGGCCTTGAGGGCTGCGACCTGATCGGCTTCCAGCGCGCCGAGGACGAGGAGAACTTCCGCACCCTCGTCGGTGCCAGCGCGCCGCGCACCGGCACGTTCCCGATCTCCATCGACCCCGGTGCGATTGCCCGGGGCGGCGAGGGGGACGTCGCTACGCTGCGCGAAAGCGTGGGCAGCCCGCGGACCCTTCTCCTCGGAGTGGACCGGCTCGATTACACGAAGGGCATTCTGCAGCGCCTCCTCGCCTTCGAGAGCCTGCTCGAGCAGGGCATGCTTGACGACGCCATCCTGGTGCAACTGGCCACCCCCTCGCGCGAGAGGATCGACCACTACCGGCAGACCCGCCGCGAGGTCGAGGAAGCCGTGGGACGGATCAACGGGCGCTTCGGCGAGGTCGGGCGCCCGGTGGTGCACTACATCCACCGCTCGGTGCCGAAAAGCCGGCTCGGGGTGTTCTACGCCGCCGCGGACGTCATGCTGGTCACCCCGTTTAAGGACGGGATGAACCTGGTGGCCAAGGAGTACGTCGCCTGCCACTCGGACGGCACGGGCGCGCTGGTGCTCTCGGAGTTCGCCGGCGCCGCCGTCGAGCTGCGCCAGGCGTTTTTGTGCAACCCCTTCGACCTGCCGTCGGTGGAGGAGGCGATCCGCGCCGCCGTCGCGGGCGACCCAGGGGCGATGCGCGCCATGCACGCCTGGGTGACGGAGCACGACGTGCAGCGTTGGGCCACGGACTTTTTGGAGGCCCTGTGA
- the otsB gene encoding trehalose-phosphatase has translation MSGIDTALRRLAGAPTLLVCLDFDGTIAEIVPDAAAARAHPEALQAIEALSQLPKTTVAVLSGRHLDGLRSVFPLGDPVVLVGSHGAETTAGGPQLTAADRQYLQRVEERLAALAEPPAFVEVKPYQRVLHVAALAATEPDKAAALLARALEIDAEGRPVTPGKNVVEFSALDITKGTWLGRAKRSFSATLFAGDDTTDEAALAVLDSGDVGIKVGDKPSIAGLRLRTVPELAAFLTCLARARGAR, from the coding sequence GTGAGCGGGATCGACACGGCCCTGCGGCGCTTGGCGGGCGCGCCTACTCTGCTGGTCTGCCTCGACTTCGACGGCACCATCGCCGAGATCGTCCCCGACGCGGCCGCGGCGCGCGCCCACCCCGAGGCCCTGCAGGCCATCGAGGCCCTCAGCCAGCTGCCGAAGACCACGGTGGCCGTGCTCAGCGGCCGCCACCTCGACGGGCTGCGCAGCGTTTTCCCGCTGGGCGACCCGGTGGTGCTGGTCGGCTCCCACGGCGCCGAAACCACCGCGGGCGGGCCGCAGCTGACGGCCGCGGACCGGCAGTACCTGCAGCGCGTGGAGGAGCGGCTCGCGGCCCTCGCCGAGCCCCCCGCCTTCGTGGAGGTCAAGCCCTACCAGCGCGTCCTCCACGTCGCCGCGCTCGCCGCCACCGAACCCGACAAGGCCGCCGCGCTGCTTGCCCGGGCCCTTGAGATCGACGCGGAGGGCAGGCCGGTGACGCCGGGCAAAAACGTCGTGGAGTTCTCCGCCTTAGACATCACCAAGGGCACGTGGCTCGGGCGCGCCAAGCGCAGCTTTAGCGCCACGCTCTTCGCCGGCGACGACACGACGGACGAGGCCGCGCTGGCGGTGCTCGACAGCGGCGACGTGGGCATCAAGGTCGGCGACAAGCCCTCCATCGCGGGGCTGCGGCTGCGCACCGTGCCCGAACTGGCGGCCTTCCTCACCTGCCTCGCACGCGCCCGCGGGGCGCGCTGA
- a CDS encoding LacI family DNA-binding transcriptional regulator produces the protein MPRRPAPRATLASIAAELGVSRTTVSNAYNRPDQLSPQLRERILGTARTLGYPGPNPTARSLRTARSGALGVILTERLAYAFEDQASVAFLAGLAATNDVSLTLIPVGPGEGPTLNRDAVADAIVDGFVVYSVPAGDPHLKAARARGLPVVVCDQPANLPGVAYVGIDDFAAIQPAARTLVDAGHRHIGILTKRLFSRPRDGAVTDADLNTSDMHVQRDRVRGALEVFRAAGIVDVPIVNRHFNDLAAAADGARELIGSHPELTAVLCTTDSMALGVLDAFGERVPHELSVTGFDGIAAARYLGLTTVEQPNTRKGREVGRVLSSLIGAPAPPSPPRTILPTTFVPGRTVSAPRGRVRGR, from the coding sequence ATGCCCCGCCGCCCCGCCCCCCGGGCAACCCTGGCCTCCATCGCCGCCGAGCTCGGCGTCTCGCGCACGACCGTGTCCAACGCGTACAACCGCCCGGACCAGCTGTCGCCGCAGCTGCGCGAACGCATCCTCGGCACGGCGCGCACCCTCGGGTACCCGGGCCCGAACCCCACGGCGCGCTCGCTGCGCACCGCCCGGTCCGGCGCGCTCGGAGTGATCCTCACCGAGCGCCTCGCCTACGCTTTCGAGGACCAGGCCTCCGTCGCCTTTTTGGCCGGCCTGGCCGCCACGAACGATGTCTCCCTGACGCTCATCCCCGTCGGACCGGGGGAGGGGCCGACGCTGAACAGGGACGCCGTCGCGGACGCGATCGTCGACGGCTTCGTCGTCTACTCCGTCCCCGCCGGGGACCCGCACCTGAAGGCGGCTCGGGCCCGGGGGCTGCCGGTGGTGGTGTGCGACCAGCCCGCGAACCTCCCGGGCGTTGCCTACGTGGGCATCGACGACTTCGCCGCCATCCAGCCCGCGGCCCGCACGCTTGTCGACGCCGGCCACCGCCACATCGGCATCCTCACCAAGCGCCTCTTCAGCCGCCCGCGCGACGGCGCCGTCACGGACGCCGATCTGAACACCTCAGACATGCACGTGCAGCGCGACCGCGTCCGCGGGGCGCTGGAGGTCTTCCGCGCCGCCGGAATCGTTGACGTGCCCATCGTTAACAGGCACTTCAACGACCTCGCCGCTGCGGCCGACGGCGCCCGCGAGCTCATCGGCTCGCACCCCGAGCTCACCGCCGTGCTGTGTACCACGGACTCGATGGCCCTCGGCGTCCTCGACGCGTTCGGCGAGCGTGTCCCGCACGAGCTGTCGGTCACCGGCTTCGACGGCATCGCCGCCGCTCGCTACCTCGGCCTGACCACGGTGGAGCAGCCCAACACGCGCAAGGGCCGCGAGGTGGGTCGCGTGCTGAGCTCGCTTATTGGCGCCCCCGCCCCGCCCAGCCCACCGCGCACCATCCTGCCTACGACGTTCGTGCCCGGCCGCACGGTCAGCGCGCCCCGCGGGCGCGTGCGAGGCAGGTGA
- a CDS encoding metal ABC transporter solute-binding protein, Zn/Mn family: MRKFSPTRPFAGVIAAATAAATLMACSPENEQDSAAPAEEQTEDTVATTQVWADVATSVLDREIGAVISNPSIDPHDYEPTAEDHARIQSADLVIANGGSYDVGLYTAAEPGNIISALPLAEDDEHDHDHDHEHDHDHDHDHAHDENEHIWYSTEAVREVGHQIAETAGGDTAELDAQLDAIAADIDDLPAARIAQVHPIADALIEESDLELVTPESYRSATLNHTEPPAAAIAEFLDAIEAGEIDVLVHSPQSVNASARRIIEAAQEHNVPIVEVYETPPNGEEFLDYFARVVDEIGQALQ, translated from the coding sequence ATGAGAAAGTTTAGCCCCACGCGCCCCTTCGCGGGTGTCATCGCAGCAGCAACGGCAGCAGCCACCCTCATGGCCTGCTCCCCCGAGAACGAGCAGGACAGCGCCGCGCCCGCCGAGGAACAGACGGAGGACACCGTCGCCACCACGCAGGTGTGGGCTGACGTTGCCACCTCCGTCCTCGACCGCGAGATCGGCGCCGTGATCTCCAACCCCTCCATCGACCCGCACGACTACGAGCCGACCGCGGAAGACCACGCCCGCATCCAGTCGGCCGACCTCGTCATCGCCAACGGCGGCTCCTACGACGTCGGGCTCTACACCGCCGCCGAGCCCGGGAACATCATCTCGGCCCTGCCGCTCGCGGAGGACGACGAGCACGACCACGACCACGACCACGAGCATGACCATGACCATGACCATGACCACGCTCACGATGAGAACGAGCACATCTGGTACTCCACCGAGGCCGTGCGCGAGGTAGGCCACCAGATCGCCGAGACCGCCGGCGGCGACACCGCCGAGCTCGACGCCCAGCTCGACGCCATCGCCGCCGACATCGACGACCTGCCCGCGGCCCGGATCGCACAGGTTCACCCGATCGCCGACGCGCTCATCGAGGAATCCGACCTCGAGCTGGTCACCCCCGAGTCCTACCGCAGCGCCACGCTGAACCACACCGAGCCCCCGGCCGCCGCCATCGCTGAGTTCCTCGACGCCATCGAGGCCGGCGAGATCGACGTGCTCGTCCACAGCCCGCAAAGCGTCAACGCCTCCGCCCGCCGCATCATCGAGGCGGCCCAGGAGCACAACGTGCCCATCGTCGAGGTCTACGAGACCCCGCCGAACGGCGAGGAGTTCCTCGACTACTTCGCCCGCGTGGTCGACGAAATCGGCCAGGCACTTCAGTGA
- a CDS encoding metal ABC transporter ATP-binding protein, with translation MIARLIDATVEPLWSNVNLDIAEGEMIAVLGPNGSGKSTLLNCLAGIRRLQSGRAEVNGRLGFIPQQRMFDQDLPLRARDLVSLSLGHGILRNRRANRARVDELLASVGASHLADARVGALSGGQQQLVRQAQALAKRPEILLADEPFLSLDVAHQRETVQRFRSLGAAVLMVTHSIDPVVDVVDRILYIGPQGHVLGPVSEVLDSDVLSDLYGAPVDVVTVRGKTVIV, from the coding sequence GTGATCGCACGGCTTATCGACGCCACCGTCGAGCCGCTCTGGAGCAACGTCAACCTCGACATCGCCGAGGGCGAGATGATCGCCGTCCTCGGCCCCAACGGCTCGGGGAAGTCGACGCTGCTCAACTGCCTGGCCGGCATCCGCCGCCTGCAGTCCGGCCGCGCTGAGGTCAACGGCCGGCTGGGCTTCATCCCGCAGCAGCGCATGTTCGACCAGGACCTGCCCCTGCGCGCCCGCGACCTCGTCTCCCTCTCGCTCGGCCACGGTATCCTGCGCAACCGGCGCGCCAACCGCGCGAGGGTGGACGAGCTGCTCGCCTCCGTGGGGGCGAGCCACCTCGCCGACGCCCGCGTGGGCGCCCTTTCCGGCGGGCAGCAGCAGCTCGTGCGCCAGGCGCAGGCCCTGGCCAAGCGACCCGAGATCCTGCTCGCCGACGAGCCCTTCCTCTCCCTCGACGTCGCCCACCAGCGCGAGACGGTCCAGCGCTTCCGCTCCCTCGGCGCGGCGGTGCTCATGGTCACCCACTCGATCGACCCAGTCGTCGACGTGGTGGACCGCATCCTCTACATCGGCCCGCAGGGACACGTCTTGGGCCCTGTGAGCGAGGTGCTCGACTCGGACGTGCTCAGCGACCTCTACGGCGCGCCCGTCGACGTGGTCACCGTGCGCGGTAAGACGGTGATCGTGTGA
- a CDS encoding metal ABC transporter permease yields the protein MIDFLSGAIEQTRYLLGFDFVRASLLASAFLGVLSGVIAPLVILRKMSFGVHATSELALMGAAIALFFGLSLPLGAVAGSVAAALLLVAFGLRGGNDAAVGVVMSFGMGVSVLFLYLYPGNSTIAMSLLTGQIVGVTGSGVRSLAIATVLVVVAVALLWRPLLFASADPAVAAASGVRVRLIATAFAVLLGIAAAQTVQIVGALLVMSLLIAPGASAVAITSNPLTAVAWSVLFAEVAAVGGILLSLAPGLPVSVMVSFISFAIYLVCRLVGGRRARRIQATG from the coding sequence GTGATCGATTTCCTCTCCGGGGCGATCGAGCAGACGCGCTACCTGCTCGGATTCGACTTCGTCCGCGCCTCACTTCTCGCCTCCGCCTTCCTCGGCGTTCTCTCCGGCGTCATCGCCCCGCTGGTGATCCTGCGCAAGATGTCCTTCGGCGTTCACGCCACCTCCGAGCTGGCGCTCATGGGCGCTGCCATCGCCCTGTTCTTCGGCCTGAGCCTGCCGCTGGGCGCCGTTGCCGGCTCCGTCGCGGCAGCGCTTCTGCTCGTAGCCTTCGGCCTGCGCGGCGGCAACGACGCCGCCGTCGGCGTGGTCATGAGCTTCGGCATGGGCGTGTCCGTCCTCTTCCTCTACCTCTACCCCGGCAACTCCACGATCGCGATGTCCCTGCTCACCGGACAGATCGTCGGCGTGACCGGCTCCGGGGTGCGCTCGCTTGCGATCGCCACCGTCCTCGTGGTGGTGGCCGTCGCGCTGCTGTGGCGCCCCCTTTTGTTCGCCTCCGCCGACCCGGCCGTCGCCGCCGCCTCGGGCGTGCGCGTGCGCCTCATCGCCACGGCCTTCGCCGTCCTGCTCGGCATCGCCGCGGCGCAGACCGTGCAGATCGTCGGGGCGCTGCTGGTGATGTCGCTGCTCATCGCCCCCGGGGCAAGCGCCGTGGCCATCACCTCGAACCCGCTGACCGCGGTGGCGTGGTCGGTGCTGTTCGCGGAGGTCGCCGCCGTCGGCGGGATCCTCCTCTCGCTCGCCCCGGGCCTGCCCGTGAGCGTCATGGTCTCCTTCATCTCCTTCGCCATCTACCTCGTGTGCCGACTGGTCGGCGGGCGCAGGGCACGACGCATCCAGGCAACGGGCTAA
- a CDS encoding NYN domain-containing protein, translating into MDDGISARNSEEKKSSSTTGEELETQNGFSLKPQPLKDLCRGKISVGELTEADFSLDITQKGVDMRIGLDIASLAERGLVNQIIIISGDSDFVPAAKHARRSGIDFILDPLWARVSASLNEHVDGVRQCVSKPPKNKADPLHQDYEPAVHDDNDEDEL; encoded by the coding sequence GTGGATGACGGAATTTCTGCAAGAAATAGTGAAGAAAAGAAAAGTAGCTCTACGACGGGGGAAGAACTCGAGACCCAAAACGGTTTTAGCCTCAAACCTCAGCCGCTGAAAGATCTGTGCCGAGGTAAAATTTCTGTGGGCGAGCTTACCGAAGCCGACTTTTCCCTAGACATTACCCAAAAGGGCGTGGATATGCGGATTGGCCTGGATATCGCTTCTCTTGCAGAACGCGGCTTGGTCAACCAAATCATCATAATCTCGGGCGACAGCGACTTTGTTCCCGCTGCGAAGCACGCCCGGCGCTCTGGCATAGACTTCATTCTTGATCCACTTTGGGCCCGAGTCTCCGCAAGCCTCAACGAGCACGTTGATGGAGTGCGTCAGTGTGTTAGCAAACCGCCCAAGAATAAAGCTGACCCCCTGCACCAGGACTATGAACCCGCCGTTCACGACGATAATGACGAGGACGAGCTTTAG
- a CDS encoding alpha/beta hydrolase family esterase, translated as MTLNRTRRSLHHDGRDRTWLEVTAGDGPADTLVLFLHGSLQSGSVARNFTGRTFDTLASPSCRVVYPDGIGRHFNDLRRSFTESARTLGVDDVGFLRELIALYGATRVIGCGFSNGGQMLLRMLFDAPGALHGAALFGAPAPTEDNMLSAPSGWVPTPILAVQGAADPIVPYHGGEAGLGPANRGTARSALDSARYLASLNGAGRHERSHPKPTVTVDTWSGGGAPVELWSLEGVGHLVPSPARLDERLGPGTDAVVGADLVRDYFSL; from the coding sequence GTGACTCTCAACCGCACCCGACGAAGCCTGCACCACGACGGCCGGGACAGGACCTGGCTGGAGGTCACCGCGGGCGACGGCCCCGCCGACACCCTCGTTCTGTTTTTGCACGGCTCACTGCAGTCAGGCAGCGTCGCGCGAAACTTCACGGGCCGCACCTTCGACACCCTCGCCTCGCCGAGCTGCCGCGTAGTGTACCCCGACGGCATCGGCCGCCACTTCAACGACCTGCGCCGCAGCTTCACGGAAAGCGCCCGCACCCTCGGCGTCGACGACGTCGGCTTCCTCCGCGAGCTCATCGCGCTGTACGGCGCGACCCGAGTCATCGGCTGCGGCTTTTCCAACGGCGGGCAAATGCTCCTTCGCATGCTTTTCGACGCCCCCGGCGCCCTCCACGGCGCCGCCCTGTTCGGCGCCCCCGCCCCCACCGAGGACAACATGCTGAGCGCACCGTCCGGCTGGGTTCCCACCCCGATCCTCGCGGTGCAGGGTGCCGCCGACCCGATCGTCCCCTACCACGGCGGCGAGGCGGGCCTGGGACCCGCCAACCGCGGCACTGCCCGCTCCGCCCTCGACTCCGCGCGCTACCTGGCCTCGCTGAACGGGGCGGGCCGCCACGAGCGCTCGCACCCGAAGCCCACGGTGACGGTGGACACCTGGTCCGGCGGCGGCGCCCCGGTGGAGCTGTGGTCACTCGAGGGCGTCGGCCACCTCGTGCCCTCCCCCGCGCGCCTGGACGAGCGCCTCGGCCCCGGCACCGACGCGGTTGTGGGAGCGGACCTGGTCAGGGACTATTTTTCCCTCTAG
- a CDS encoding 3-hydroxyacyl-CoA dehydrogenase NAD-binding domain-containing protein, producing MSTALIIGSGLIGKSFITRFTQAGWEVNVHDIDSDVADEVEQLGATFFSDLEEAAEGVDFVQEAGPEDPEFKQEMFARLAEVTGDGVVLASSSSALLPSLIARDNPAAERVIVGHPFTPVHLMPVLEIVPGPDTSSETTQRAEKVYSELGFEPTTLRKEITGFVGNRIQKAIMWEAIYLVQEGVVTPEELDTIVRNSLGLRYAAVGPFEANRLGGGAEGISAIFEGIASAWADNMPAGEPDLDNLDELFSQVDDAYGADEESFERRETARDEKLRGFNAVISGDADEQTR from the coding sequence ATGAGTACAGCACTGATTATTGGAAGCGGTCTGATCGGCAAATCCTTCATCACGCGATTCACGCAAGCGGGGTGGGAGGTGAACGTCCACGACATCGACTCCGACGTCGCCGACGAGGTGGAACAGCTCGGCGCCACCTTCTTCAGCGACCTCGAAGAGGCGGCCGAGGGCGTGGACTTTGTGCAGGAGGCCGGGCCGGAGGACCCGGAGTTCAAGCAGGAGATGTTCGCCCGGCTCGCGGAGGTGACGGGGGACGGCGTGGTTTTGGCGTCGTCAAGCTCGGCTCTGCTGCCCTCGCTCATTGCGCGCGATAACCCCGCCGCCGAGCGCGTCATCGTCGGCCACCCGTTTACGCCCGTGCACCTCATGCCCGTGCTCGAGATCGTGCCGGGGCCCGACACCAGCTCCGAGACGACGCAGCGGGCGGAAAAGGTCTACTCTGAGCTCGGGTTTGAGCCGACGACGCTGCGCAAGGAGATCACGGGCTTTGTGGGCAACCGGATCCAAAAGGCGATCATGTGGGAGGCCATCTACCTCGTGCAGGAGGGCGTGGTCACCCCGGAGGAGCTGGACACCATCGTGCGCAACTCGCTCGGGCTGCGCTACGCGGCGGTCGGGCCCTTCGAGGCCAACCGGCTCGGCGGCGGGGCAGAGGGGATCTCCGCGATTTTCGAGGGCATCGCCTCGGCGTGGGCCGACAACATGCCGGCCGGGGAACCGGACCTGGATAACCTCGACGAGCTATTCTCGCAGGTCGACGACGCCTACGGCGCCGACGAGGAGTCCTTCGAGCGACGCGAAACCGCCCGCGACGAGAAGCTGCGCGGCTTCAACGCGGTTATTTCTGGCGACGCTGACGAGCAAACTCGCTAA
- the rlmB gene encoding 23S rRNA (guanosine(2251)-2'-O)-methyltransferase RlmB, giving the protein MAKPYQRPDKQKTPKKGASKGSGGQRRRGLKGKGATPKAEDRVYHSAHKRKLERERRASGRHERESVDLVVGRNPVVECLHAKVPAEALYVAQGTGHDDRLSEAVTLANSRGLPVHEVPRRDLDNMTGNGLHQGVGLRIQPYKYADVFDLIAGVKERGETGMFVILDNITDPRNLGAVIRSTAAFGGHGVIIPERRSAQVTGVAWRTSAGTAARLPVAKATNITRTVKEFKDNGYMVVGLDAGGEHTLDTFNGAADPVVIVVGSEGKGISRLVRENCDVIMSIPTEAWVESLNASVAAGVVLSEFARQRRQK; this is encoded by the coding sequence ATGGCTAAACCGTACCAGCGCCCGGACAAGCAGAAGACGCCGAAGAAGGGGGCCTCGAAGGGCTCAGGCGGGCAGCGCCGCCGGGGTCTGAAGGGCAAGGGGGCCACCCCGAAGGCGGAGGACCGCGTCTACCACTCCGCCCACAAGCGCAAGCTCGAGCGCGAGCGCCGCGCTTCGGGGCGCCACGAGCGCGAGAGCGTCGACCTCGTGGTGGGGCGCAACCCCGTCGTGGAGTGCCTGCACGCGAAGGTGCCCGCCGAGGCGCTCTACGTCGCCCAGGGCACCGGCCACGACGACCGGCTCAGCGAGGCCGTCACCCTGGCTAATTCCCGGGGCCTGCCGGTCCACGAGGTGCCGCGCCGGGACCTGGACAACATGACGGGAAACGGGCTGCACCAGGGCGTGGGCCTGCGCATCCAGCCCTACAAGTACGCGGACGTCTTCGACCTGATCGCGGGTGTGAAAGAGCGCGGGGAGACCGGCATGTTCGTCATCCTCGACAACATCACCGACCCCCGCAACCTCGGCGCGGTGATCCGCTCCACCGCGGCGTTCGGCGGCCACGGCGTTATCATCCCGGAGCGCCGCTCGGCGCAGGTCACCGGCGTGGCCTGGCGCACCTCCGCGGGCACCGCGGCGCGGCTGCCGGTGGCGAAGGCCACCAACATCACCCGCACCGTCAAGGAGTTCAAGGACAACGGCTACATGGTCGTGGGCCTCGACGCGGGCGGGGAGCACACCCTGGACACCTTCAACGGCGCGGCCGACCCGGTCGTCATCGTCGTCGGCTCCGAGGGCAAGGGCATCTCGCGCCTGGTGCGCGAGAACTGCGACGTCATCATGTCCATCCCCACCGAGGCGTGGGTGGAATCCCTCAACGCCTCAGTGGCGGCGGGCGTGGTGCTTAGCGAGTTTGCTCGTCAGCGTCGCCAGAAATAA